Proteins encoded within one genomic window of Zavarzinella sp.:
- a CDS encoding phytanoyl-CoA dioxygenase family protein, with amino-acid sequence MINQLKTIPDQDELATMERDLHFHPVINPTPQTLTVDQVEQFNQLGYLKPFRIFDDVTIGEIRTYFDELLQQEIARGGNSYSISTAHARFGKVYDILTNPKIVALVADLLGENVIAWGSHFFCKMPHDGKIVAWHQDASYWPLTPSKAVTVWLAIDDADRENACMQYIPGSHHFGHLTYQLSEHTELQVLNQTVQNVEQYGTPIDVALRAGECSLHSDLLLHASEGNQSPRRRCGLTLRYCSADVVAGLNWYEKGIWVRGCATPNTWSNRPRPEID; translated from the coding sequence ATGATTAATCAACTAAAAACAATCCCCGATCAGGATGAACTTGCCACGATGGAACGTGATCTGCACTTTCATCCGGTGATCAACCCCACGCCTCAAACCCTGACCGTGGATCAGGTAGAGCAGTTTAACCAATTGGGCTATTTAAAGCCGTTTCGAATATTCGACGACGTAACTATTGGCGAAATAAGAACTTACTTCGATGAATTACTGCAGCAGGAAATCGCACGGGGTGGGAATAGTTATTCGATCAGCACGGCCCACGCGCGTTTTGGCAAAGTCTACGACATCCTGACAAATCCAAAAATCGTGGCACTGGTTGCCGACTTGCTGGGTGAAAATGTGATTGCATGGGGATCGCACTTTTTCTGCAAAATGCCCCACGATGGGAAAATTGTTGCCTGGCACCAGGATGCCAGTTATTGGCCTTTGACACCGAGCAAAGCTGTGACTGTGTGGTTGGCTATTGACGATGCTGACCGTGAAAATGCCTGTATGCAGTATATCCCGGGTAGCCACCATTTTGGTCACTTAACTTATCAACTTAGTGAACATACTGAACTCCAGGTGCTGAACCAGACAGTACAAAATGTTGAACAATACGGCACACCGATTGATGTTGCTTTGCGTGCTGGGGAATGTTCGCTGCATTCCGATTTGTTGCTGCATGCATCCGAGGGAAATCAGTCCCCACGTCGACGGTGCGGGTTAACGTTACGATACTGTTCTGCAGATGTTGTTGCGGGGCTGAACTGGTACGAAAAGGGAATTTGGGTTCGAGGCTGTGCCACACCAAATACCTGGTCAAATCGACCACGTCCGGAAATTGATTAA
- a CDS encoding CoA-transferase, which yields MSGQYQHMDADQINLGPLFLPPDLGGAREQVVQRDRSLTNKVVDLPQILRQHLTDACYLAVGGFSSNRIPVAALHEILRMNPQGLAFSGHTSTHDFQILCAGNLTNRGQLLSKVDIAYIVGLEARGLSPHARRVIESGEVTLCEWTNYSLALRYKAAAMGVPFLPCRTMLGTDTLKYSAAKVISCPFTGIPLVVVPALFPDVAIIHVHEADIYGNCAIFGPSVADIDLARAAKTVIITCERLVPTDTFRQNPNRTVIPFFCVDAVCEVPYGSYPGNMPGEYFSDEDHLHLWLKAEKDPAEFQKFLEDYILGSTDFEEYLRKCGGLKNLQRLRHQELRLDTGTPN from the coding sequence TTGAGTGGGCAATACCAGCATATGGATGCCGATCAAATCAATCTCGGGCCATTATTTTTACCCCCCGACCTGGGTGGGGCTCGCGAACAGGTGGTACAACGGGATCGTTCTCTGACCAACAAAGTGGTAGATTTACCCCAGATTCTGCGGCAACATCTTACCGATGCCTGCTACCTGGCGGTGGGCGGCTTCAGCAGCAACCGGATTCCCGTCGCCGCACTACACGAAATCCTGCGGATGAATCCGCAGGGGCTTGCATTTTCGGGCCACACCTCCACCCACGATTTTCAGATTCTTTGTGCGGGGAACCTCACCAACCGTGGGCAGTTACTTTCCAAAGTCGATATCGCCTACATTGTGGGCCTTGAAGCACGTGGGCTGTCTCCGCACGCACGCCGGGTTATTGAATCAGGCGAGGTGACCTTGTGCGAATGGACCAACTATTCATTAGCACTTCGTTATAAAGCAGCCGCCATGGGCGTGCCATTCCTGCCGTGCCGCACCATGCTAGGCACGGACACCCTGAAATACAGTGCTGCAAAAGTGATTTCCTGCCCGTTTACGGGTATTCCACTTGTGGTGGTCCCCGCACTGTTTCCCGATGTGGCAATCATCCACGTTCACGAAGCCGATATTTACGGAAATTGTGCCATTTTCGGACCCAGCGTGGCCGACATCGATCTCGCACGTGCAGCAAAAACGGTCATTATTACCTGCGAACGCCTGGTGCCCACCGATACGTTTCGCCAGAACCCCAACCGCACGGTAATTCCTTTTTTCTGTGTTGATGCGGTGTGCGAAGTGCCGTATGGTAGCTACCCTGGGAACATGCCAGGCGAATATTTCTCCGATGAAGACCACCTTCACCTGTGGTTGAAGGCGGAAAAAGATCCTGCTGAGTTTCAAAAATTTCTGGAAGATTACATTCTTGGCAGCACCGATTTTGAAGAATATCTTCGTAAGTGTGGTGGACTGAAAAACTTGCAGCGATTGCGACATCAGGAACTTCGTTTAGATACCGGCACGCCCAATTAA